The Rhodocytophaga rosea genome has a segment encoding these proteins:
- a CDS encoding SusC/RagA family TonB-linked outer membrane protein — protein MPKKLLMGMLLTILCIQQIWAQTRTVTGTVRGATDNSPLPGVNVIVKGTNSGTTTGGDGAYSLPVPENATLVFSFIGFKTQEIAVGNQTALDVKLAEDVTSLTEVVVTALGIEREAKSLGYAASTVNNVELTRGRSASVMNSLQGKIAGVNISTASGAPGASTKVILRGYSSIGGNNNPLYVVDGVPINNSANNFSSDDINYSARTDLNDYLDFGNRANDINPDDIESITVLKGASATALYGSRAASGVILITTKKGRSAERINVDFTSSATFTTPLRLPQLQNTFGQGWSGHFAFEENGSWGPRMDGRDRLWGNVVDNSQQIKPFSPQKNLKDFYETGTSYINTIALSGGTEKSTFYLSYGNVSENGIVPTDADSYKRNTLALRGSTKGKNLSASASLNYVRKDAKALTSGQGGQGTTVFQEIIQTPRDMSIVDFKDLNNKFNNLNNFYNLYAQNPYWPIYNNGNTFDENRIFGNVNLGYQITPWLTASWRVGGDISNALVKGWVAIAETDPSSPNASQKQYVGRVNERTRFARELNSDFILSSNNNITEDLNITGLVGYNVNERYFKDNLAYVNDLDIPGYYNLSNSSNPPVAQTSTSLRRLHGIYAQAGLSYKDFLFINALARNDWSSTLPVNKNSFFYPGVNGSFVFTDVLPTIKGVLSYGKVRAAWGQTGKDADPYQVNSVLTPGYAQLPFGDITFPLNGVNGFEVSNTLGNKNLKPEITTEYEFGADLQFLNNRIGIDVAYYNRNTVNQIFAVPVAASSGYGFKVLNFGKIQNKGIELLVTLNPVKTSNFNWDIRYTFSNNRNKVIELTSGLEKATLTQAYGVEFVAIKGQPMGVYRGYVPLKDAQGRTVVNEATGFPISAPQKEIYGNAQPKYLMGLYNTFTYKDLSLSFGFDMRQGGLIYSYTQRLSQFVGNSTNSLYNNRQPFIVPNSVYQPVDPNTELPQVDDAGNPVYVENTKIVDVTNVSSYWNDTSNPPIEREHLVDKSFVKLREVTIGYSLPKSLFKNIPVANVSINLVGRNLLLWTPDGNNIIDPEVTTFGNDLTGDFGEFGQGPTVRSFGASLKVGF, from the coding sequence ATGCCAAAGAAATTACTGATGGGGATGCTACTAACCATATTATGCATCCAGCAGATCTGGGCACAAACCCGTACGGTTACCGGAACCGTGCGAGGTGCTACGGATAACTCACCCTTACCGGGGGTAAACGTAATTGTAAAAGGCACCAACAGCGGTACTACTACCGGCGGCGATGGTGCATACAGTTTGCCCGTTCCGGAGAATGCAACGCTCGTATTCAGCTTCATTGGGTTTAAAACCCAGGAAATTGCTGTAGGAAACCAAACCGCCTTAGACGTAAAATTAGCTGAAGATGTAACCAGTCTTACAGAAGTTGTAGTGACAGCATTAGGTATTGAAAGAGAAGCAAAATCTCTGGGCTATGCTGCCTCTACCGTAAATAATGTGGAATTAACTAGGGGAAGAAGTGCCAGTGTAATGAACTCATTGCAGGGTAAAATTGCCGGTGTAAATATCTCTACTGCTTCCGGTGCACCAGGTGCTTCCACCAAAGTAATCTTACGGGGATATTCTTCTATTGGTGGAAATAATAACCCACTCTATGTAGTAGATGGTGTGCCAATCAATAACAGTGCAAATAACTTCTCTTCAGATGACATCAACTACAGCGCAAGAACCGACCTGAATGATTACCTGGATTTTGGAAACCGGGCCAATGATATCAATCCGGATGATATAGAATCTATTACTGTACTGAAAGGCGCTTCGGCTACGGCATTATATGGTTCCAGGGCTGCCAGTGGGGTAATCCTGATTACTACGAAAAAAGGAAGGTCAGCTGAGAGAATAAATGTTGATTTTACCAGTTCAGCTACCTTTACTACTCCGTTGCGTCTGCCTCAATTACAGAATACTTTCGGACAGGGCTGGAGCGGCCACTTTGCATTTGAAGAAAATGGAAGCTGGGGCCCAAGAATGGATGGCAGAGACCGTTTATGGGGTAACGTGGTAGACAATTCTCAACAAATTAAGCCATTCAGTCCTCAAAAAAACCTGAAAGATTTTTACGAAACAGGGACCTCGTATATCAATACAATAGCTTTAAGCGGTGGTACTGAGAAATCTACTTTTTATTTGTCTTACGGGAATGTATCTGAAAATGGGATTGTACCTACAGATGCTGACTCCTATAAAAGAAATACACTGGCTTTACGCGGTTCTACCAAAGGAAAGAATTTATCAGCATCGGCTTCTTTGAATTATGTACGCAAAGACGCTAAAGCATTGACTTCCGGACAAGGTGGCCAGGGAACGACTGTGTTCCAGGAGATCATTCAGACTCCCAGAGATATGAGTATTGTAGATTTTAAGGATCTCAACAACAAGTTTAATAACCTGAACAACTTCTACAACCTATACGCCCAGAATCCTTACTGGCCTATTTATAACAATGGCAATACATTTGATGAAAACCGGATTTTCGGAAATGTGAATCTGGGTTATCAGATTACGCCCTGGTTAACTGCTTCCTGGCGGGTAGGCGGAGATATTTCCAATGCATTGGTAAAAGGATGGGTAGCTATTGCTGAAACAGATCCTTCTAGTCCGAATGCTTCTCAAAAACAGTATGTGGGAAGGGTGAATGAAAGAACCAGATTTGCCAGAGAACTGAATAGTGATTTTATACTATCCTCTAACAACAATATTACAGAAGATTTAAATATCACTGGTTTAGTGGGTTATAACGTAAATGAGCGGTATTTTAAAGATAACCTGGCTTATGTGAATGACCTGGATATTCCCGGGTATTACAATCTTTCAAACAGTTCAAATCCTCCTGTTGCACAAACTTCTACTTCTTTAAGAAGATTACATGGCATATATGCACAAGCAGGTTTATCCTACAAAGATTTCTTGTTCATCAATGCGTTGGCCCGGAATGACTGGTCTTCTACGTTACCGGTAAATAAAAATTCATTCTTTTATCCTGGCGTTAACGGAAGCTTTGTGTTTACAGATGTACTGCCTACCATAAAAGGTGTACTCTCGTATGGTAAAGTACGCGCTGCCTGGGGGCAAACCGGTAAAGATGCTGATCCTTATCAAGTTAACTCAGTGCTGACGCCTGGTTATGCGCAACTTCCTTTCGGAGATATTACTTTCCCTTTAAATGGCGTAAATGGATTTGAAGTATCTAATACGCTGGGAAACAAAAACCTGAAACCTGAAATCACTACTGAATATGAATTTGGTGCCGACTTACAGTTCCTCAATAATCGGATTGGTATAGATGTAGCCTATTACAACCGTAATACGGTGAACCAGATATTTGCGGTACCGGTTGCTGCTTCCTCTGGCTATGGTTTTAAAGTACTTAATTTTGGTAAAATTCAGAATAAAGGGATAGAACTATTAGTGACGTTAAATCCTGTTAAAACCTCTAATTTCAACTGGGATATCAGATACACCTTCTCTAATAACCGTAACAAAGTAATTGAATTAACATCCGGACTTGAAAAAGCTACTTTAACCCAGGCTTATGGTGTTGAATTTGTTGCCATCAAAGGTCAGCCTATGGGTGTATACCGTGGATATGTACCTTTAAAAGATGCGCAGGGACGTACAGTGGTAAACGAGGCTACCGGATTTCCTATTTCAGCCCCTCAAAAAGAAATATATGGCAATGCCCAGCCTAAATACCTGATGGGATTGTATAATACATTCACGTATAAGGATTTATCTCTGTCCTTTGGCTTTGATATGAGACAAGGCGGACTAATTTATTCTTATACACAGCGCTTATCTCAATTTGTAGGAAACAGCACTAATTCTTTATATAATAACCGCCAGCCGTTTATTGTTCCAAATTCTGTGTATCAACCTGTTGATCCTAATACAGAACTTCCACAAGTGGATGATGCAGGCAATCCGGTATATGTAGAAAATACAAAGATCGTAGATGTAACCAATGTTTCCTCCTATTGGAATGATACCAGTAATCCTCCCATTGAAAGAGAACACCTGGTAGATAAGTCTTTTGTAAAACTAAGAGAAGTAACCATCGGATATTCATTGCCAAAAAGCTTGTTTAAAAATATTCCGGTGGCAAATGTCAGCATCAATTTAGTTGGCAGAAACCTGCTCTTATGGACACCTGATGGTAATAATATCATAGATCCTGAGGTAACTACTTTCGGAAACGATCTGACAGGTGACTTTGGTGAATTTGGACAGGGCCCTACGGTAAGAAGCTTCGGCGCAAGTTTGAAAGTTGGTTTCTAA
- a CDS encoding AraC family transcriptional regulator, producing the protein MIHQANIFLLLFGALQGALLSLWFFRNHRKELSNVYMGVFLVIVGLQLTFKVITKVWLMENVLYLYGLSYQFPLLIGPILYLYTQSKNTNTFHRKDLLHFVPFLIATLHECASLLHLPGLHIHPHSYIQGAIQSAILSAYAFAAYKISIPQVRGFIRVVTIVELLIILTLAIMVRYYGQLPDLRLLFLSLTILIYWISYRVIAASAPFAAPEKPVVALKVQNQPKYAHSSLKPEEGDRIEAQLHHLIGHEKLYLEPELTIDILAAKLSTSRHHLSQVLNERLKKTYADYVNEFRLEEARQRLSNQAHFRFTIAAIALDSGFNSVSSFNELFRKRYGTTPSKYREPFLKKMSA; encoded by the coding sequence ATGATACACCAGGCCAACATCTTCCTGCTTTTATTTGGTGCCCTGCAAGGCGCTTTATTAAGTCTGTGGTTTTTCAGGAATCACCGGAAGGAGCTTTCCAATGTGTATATGGGCGTTTTTCTGGTAATCGTTGGTTTGCAGCTGACTTTTAAAGTGATCACCAAAGTATGGCTGATGGAAAATGTATTGTATCTGTATGGTTTATCTTATCAATTCCCATTATTAATCGGACCTATCCTTTATCTATATACTCAATCAAAAAACACCAACACTTTCCACCGCAAAGATCTGTTGCATTTTGTTCCGTTTTTGATAGCAACTCTGCATGAGTGTGCTTCCTTGCTGCATCTTCCTGGTTTGCATATCCATCCGCATTCCTATATTCAGGGTGCCATTCAGTCAGCCATCCTGAGCGCCTATGCTTTTGCTGCCTACAAAATAAGTATTCCGCAGGTGAGAGGATTTATCCGGGTGGTTACAATAGTTGAATTGCTGATTATTCTTACTCTGGCCATAATGGTGAGGTATTACGGACAATTACCAGATCTGCGCCTGCTGTTTCTTTCGCTTACTATCCTTATTTACTGGATCAGTTACCGGGTGATTGCAGCTTCGGCTCCTTTTGCTGCGCCGGAAAAGCCAGTGGTCGCTTTAAAAGTACAAAACCAGCCTAAATATGCCCATTCCAGCCTTAAACCAGAGGAAGGTGACCGTATTGAAGCTCAACTGCACCACCTAATAGGGCATGAAAAACTGTACCTGGAACCCGAACTGACCATAGATATACTGGCAGCTAAACTCTCAACTTCCCGCCATCATTTGTCGCAGGTACTCAACGAACGTCTGAAAAAAACATACGCCGATTATGTAAATGAGTTCCGCCTGGAAGAAGCAAGGCAGCGGCTGAGCAACCAGGCACACTTCCGGTTCACGATTGCAGCCATTGCCCTGGATTCTGGTTTTAATTCAGTATCCAGTTTTAATGAATTATTCCGCAAACGGTATGGCACTACTCCCTCCAAATACCGTGAACCTTTTCTGAAAAAAATGAGTGCTTAG
- a CDS encoding alpha/beta hydrolase gives MKGYAQYPQWGKLQPGQYEVGFKTIMTVDYSRNYFPQIEEAKPVRGRPLQLYVWYPAQKGNGKYMRYKMYFDYAAKDVNQPDSLALKAELIREFRSGPLSPYFPNGVIDKDWQTIANTSTACLYNALPVAGKFPVVIHIGPVTAQSILLEYLASYGYVVITIPLMGSSPAFYGRGENNLSLLYYQADDIEFVINQLSRLPEADVNKLAMVGMFAQTGIHLQSKSGIFDAVALLESFLHMDLHQLPYFKLSSIRIPVLEIINSDRDKDTSMVDTMHYAARYRVKFKNMPHAEFYPFAKIANQSEGNPQKHYDLAALYTLQFLNAALKKDQKGEKFISAQPKENGLDEDVLSVVKTPARPVLPTEGEFLSWVRADKLDLVQKAWQQARSSGVTVPLFSKQGMQTVIFFMFREPEKRRFDYIKIHLANYPADPPMERILNYEGYKFIKSGNLTKAKEIFEYYTSQFPKSPYAFSGLADLYNALQDKPGSIRSSQMCIALANQSNSLNEQQKKELIDSAEAIIKKYQQ, from the coding sequence ATGAAAGGATATGCCCAGTATCCGCAATGGGGAAAACTTCAACCTGGCCAGTATGAAGTTGGCTTCAAAACCATTATGACGGTTGATTATAGCCGGAATTATTTTCCACAAATCGAAGAAGCAAAGCCTGTCAGAGGGCGGCCTTTACAACTATATGTCTGGTATCCGGCACAAAAAGGGAACGGGAAATATATGCGGTATAAAATGTATTTTGATTATGCCGCAAAAGATGTAAACCAACCAGACAGTCTGGCGCTAAAAGCCGAGTTGATTCGTGAGTTTAGAAGCGGTCCGCTTAGCCCCTATTTCCCAAATGGCGTAATTGATAAAGACTGGCAAACAATCGCCAATACATCTACGGCCTGTTTATATAATGCCCTCCCGGTAGCCGGAAAGTTTCCGGTAGTGATACACATTGGTCCGGTAACGGCACAGAGTATTTTGCTTGAATATCTGGCAAGTTATGGGTATGTAGTCATCACTATTCCATTAATGGGCAGCAGTCCTGCCTTTTATGGCCGGGGTGAAAACAATCTTAGTCTCTTGTATTACCAGGCCGACGACATCGAGTTTGTCATTAATCAGCTAAGCAGACTTCCGGAAGCAGACGTGAATAAGCTAGCCATGGTCGGTATGTTCGCTCAAACCGGAATTCATTTGCAAAGCAAATCGGGAATATTCGATGCTGTGGCGCTTCTGGAATCCTTTTTACATATGGATCTTCATCAATTGCCCTATTTTAAACTGTCCTCTATCAGAATACCTGTACTGGAGATCATCAATTCAGATAGAGATAAAGATACATCAATGGTAGATACCATGCATTATGCTGCCAGATATAGGGTAAAATTTAAAAATATGCCACATGCTGAGTTTTATCCCTTTGCAAAAATTGCCAACCAGTCAGAGGGCAACCCACAAAAGCATTATGATCTGGCAGCCTTGTATACCCTGCAATTTTTAAATGCCGCCTTAAAAAAAGACCAGAAAGGAGAAAAGTTTATATCAGCACAGCCCAAGGAAAATGGACTAGATGAAGATGTTCTAAGTGTAGTAAAAACACCGGCCAGACCTGTATTGCCCACAGAAGGTGAATTTTTGTCCTGGGTACGGGCTGATAAGCTGGACTTGGTGCAAAAAGCCTGGCAGCAAGCCAGGTCATCTGGTGTTACAGTTCCTCTGTTCTCAAAGCAAGGCATGCAGACTGTCATTTTCTTTATGTTCCGGGAGCCTGAAAAACGGAGATTTGACTATATAAAAATCCATCTGGCCAATTATCCTGCCGACCCGCCCATGGAGCGTATTTTAAATTATGAGGGCTATAAGTTTATCAAAAGCGGAAATCTTACCAAAGCAAAGGAAATATTTGAGTATTATACCAGCCAGTTTCCAAAATCTCCTTATGCCTTCAGTGGACTTGCCGATTTATATAATGCTTTGCAGGATAAGCCCGGCAGCATACGCTCCAGCCAGATGTGTATTGCATTAGCCAACCAAAGCAATTCTCTGAACGAACAGCAAAAAAAAGAGCTGATTGATAGTGCAGAAGCCATTATTAAAAAGTATCAACAGTAA
- a CDS encoding TPR end-of-group domain-containing protein, with amino-acid sequence MFQTILKSLIFIIGLIGFPVLEIVVQEKATLDQANTAMPDARARAHFIYHPASKALLLFDGYAIHLDSTQNDVWKWAQIKAFGPGSRSGNAAALHTKTGQIYLFGGWGENFLKDNKDDTWIFNGSTWEKVNTGPIDAHDHHKMVFADHLGAFVIYSGRNAISGQPDSLTWLLKENVFTPLSIPGPGPRGNVGFAYDPGRKKLVLFGGKRYDQPADLWEFDGKIWKQIEVPDIGVTTGHAMTYSEELHMIIIHGTNGETWNWNGKSLSKIASGGPLGSGLALGYDPARKVIAAYGGFGEHNTIKSALWELKGGEWKKISDNGTWIQTSLNSYERMGDAEAEAFNQANTLLAEKKITQAETVLLKVLKTGIKSRALYAQLGQVQYQLGKYEAGVHAYEKLVEIKPIGHDFYDLARGYARINETDKAFIALYKAIENGYGSKEHFQKENDLASLRTDNRFKGLLEKVK; translated from the coding sequence ATGTTTCAGACCATTCTAAAAAGCCTCATTTTTATAATTGGCTTGATTGGTTTTCCGGTGCTGGAAATAGTAGTGCAGGAAAAAGCCACACTTGACCAAGCGAATACAGCTATGCCAGATGCCAGAGCCAGGGCACACTTTATTTATCATCCTGCCAGCAAAGCATTGTTACTATTTGATGGATATGCCATCCACCTGGATTCAACGCAAAATGATGTATGGAAATGGGCACAGATTAAAGCTTTCGGACCAGGATCAAGAAGCGGCAATGCGGCTGCCCTACATACCAAAACCGGACAGATATACCTGTTTGGTGGCTGGGGAGAGAATTTCCTAAAAGATAATAAAGATGATACCTGGATATTCAACGGTTCAACCTGGGAGAAGGTCAATACCGGTCCAATAGATGCCCATGATCACCACAAAATGGTTTTCGCAGATCATCTGGGTGCCTTTGTCATATATAGTGGACGCAATGCCATAAGCGGCCAGCCTGACAGTCTTACCTGGTTGCTGAAAGAAAATGTATTTACGCCACTTTCTATCCCCGGCCCGGGACCAAGAGGTAATGTTGGCTTTGCATATGATCCTGGCCGGAAAAAACTAGTACTATTTGGCGGAAAACGCTACGATCAGCCAGCGGATTTGTGGGAATTTGATGGAAAGATCTGGAAGCAAATCGAAGTGCCTGATATAGGCGTTACTACCGGCCATGCCATGACCTACAGCGAAGAGCTACACATGATCATTATACATGGCACCAATGGAGAAACCTGGAACTGGAATGGGAAATCACTTTCTAAAATAGCTTCTGGTGGTCCTTTGGGATCTGGCCTTGCCCTGGGATATGACCCAGCAAGAAAAGTAATAGCAGCTTATGGCGGATTTGGAGAACACAATACTATAAAATCAGCTTTATGGGAATTGAAAGGCGGAGAATGGAAGAAAATTTCCGATAACGGAACCTGGATACAGACAAGCCTCAATTCTTATGAACGAATGGGTGACGCAGAAGCGGAAGCTTTTAATCAGGCTAATACATTGCTTGCAGAGAAAAAAATAACCCAAGCAGAAACTGTACTGTTGAAAGTCCTGAAGACAGGGATTAAAAGCCGGGCTTTGTATGCGCAGTTAGGACAAGTACAATACCAGCTGGGCAAGTATGAAGCAGGCGTACATGCCTACGAAAAACTGGTGGAGATTAAACCGATAGGCCATGATTTCTATGACCTCGCCAGGGGATATGCCAGAATCAATGAAACAGATAAAGCATTTATTGCCCTTTACAAAGCCATTGAGAATGGATATGGCAGCAAAGAACATTTTCAAAAGGAAAACGACCTGGCTTCCCTAAGGACTGACAACCGGTTTAAAGGTTTACTGGAAAAAGTAAAGTGA
- a CDS encoding Kelch repeat-containing protein codes for MYQFTLSILFLVVGLMDNPLPQARHLEEVTFDTHRNKLILYGGAVAEDGKLKEFIQVHEWDGAGWKDVNTPGPGGRSGHALVYHAEEKVTYLIGGASEAKNPYVIYMDVWQWNGKDWKQVNSECPVKTPKAVYDPVNKRILAYGDASDKTKFMYGKDQKFELWEYTSNSWKKLSSDGPHTDGPTGIAYDTNRQTLVIPDWEEGKAVVWEWKNNAWKKISCDQNCPSARNRFPVVYYPEEKATYLFGGFTEDRKQLGDFWKWDGRQWTQINFSIGPSVRNSTHFAYGQNSLLLFGGSVPKPGSPGQITLCNELWQWKAGAWKQIQ; via the coding sequence ATGTATCAGTTTACCTTAAGCATTCTCTTTTTAGTAGTTGGGCTCATGGATAATCCGCTTCCACAGGCCAGGCACCTGGAAGAAGTCACTTTTGACACCCACCGCAACAAACTGATTTTATATGGTGGAGCGGTGGCGGAAGATGGCAAATTGAAAGAGTTTATCCAGGTGCATGAATGGGATGGCGCAGGCTGGAAAGATGTGAACACACCTGGCCCTGGCGGAAGAAGCGGACATGCCCTGGTCTATCATGCAGAGGAGAAAGTAACGTATCTGATAGGCGGTGCTTCTGAAGCAAAAAACCCATATGTTATCTACATGGATGTATGGCAATGGAATGGCAAGGACTGGAAACAGGTAAATTCAGAATGCCCGGTTAAAACACCCAAGGCCGTATATGATCCGGTAAATAAACGAATATTAGCCTACGGCGATGCCAGCGATAAAACCAAATTTATGTATGGCAAAGATCAGAAATTTGAATTGTGGGAATATACTTCAAATAGCTGGAAAAAATTATCCTCCGATGGGCCGCATACTGACGGGCCTACTGGTATTGCCTACGATACAAACAGGCAAACGCTGGTAATTCCAGACTGGGAAGAAGGCAAAGCAGTAGTATGGGAATGGAAAAATAATGCCTGGAAAAAGATTTCCTGTGACCAAAACTGTCCTTCGGCCCGTAACCGCTTTCCGGTAGTTTATTATCCTGAAGAAAAGGCAACTTATCTGTTTGGCGGCTTTACCGAAGATAGAAAACAGCTGGGTGATTTCTGGAAATGGGACGGCCGCCAATGGACACAAATCAATTTCTCAATTGGCCCTTCCGTCCGGAATTCCACCCATTTTGCTTATGGCCAGAATAGCCTGCTATTGTTTGGCGGTTCTGTTCCTAAACCAGGTTCCCCCGGACAAATCACGTTATGCAATGAACTCTGGCAGTGGAAAGCAGGGGCCTGGAAACAAATCCAATAA
- a CDS encoding CocE/NonD family hydrolase: MKTSLLFLLLSLGFPLLRAQPAFEKLPIGQYQVGFKIIPITDKSRVSKPLYNYLGEKETGSRYRTFNIHLWYPVKPNTGKGKITYEEYCYTENLTSTSGSFDAEKKHGLINSYRTYFQGYFGNISDADWKKLSETALLSQKEASPLKEKFPLLIGVLRPLSTSITNELTASNGYVVAMIIGDNASASSPQIRFIDEVTDMRLAIAHLNQAGLIDEERIGTYGFSGSGFSQVLLAMQDKRIGALADIESAIYGESSWDQLASTNYYDVKKLQVPFLHIYGKRLAQGDTHFEDFHKKIYSDRYHLQLNYQGLHHWDMATEGRASTTILHNRGEKEPSLRASYELVNQYLLHFFNAVLKKDKTSQQKLSAATAFSQYPDSLWTFKQYPALPPPPDVQQFTEVIQKKGIDTALVIARKYITLDSTAPFLHENAINQLAHTFRRQNKPTEALTLMEFATEVHPREAWLWNNLGSMQEDLGNKAEAIRHSEKVLQMLPPTQTTDMSFDARIRRNSAARLERLKTINSN; encoded by the coding sequence ATGAAAACATCTTTGCTTTTTCTACTGCTATCCTTGGGATTTCCTCTGTTACGAGCACAGCCGGCATTCGAAAAACTGCCAATTGGACAATACCAGGTTGGGTTTAAAATTATCCCGATTACGGATAAATCACGGGTAAGCAAGCCTTTGTATAATTACCTGGGTGAGAAAGAAACTGGCAGCAGATACCGTACTTTTAACATTCATCTCTGGTATCCGGTCAAACCCAACACTGGCAAAGGCAAGATTACCTATGAGGAGTATTGTTATACAGAAAATCTGACTAGTACCAGTGGCTCTTTTGACGCAGAGAAAAAACATGGCTTAATAAATTCCTACCGGACGTATTTTCAAGGATACTTCGGCAATATCTCTGATGCAGACTGGAAAAAACTGTCAGAAACAGCCTTACTTTCTCAAAAAGAAGCTTCGCCTCTGAAAGAAAAATTTCCGCTGCTCATTGGAGTGTTGCGGCCTTTGTCTACCTCTATTACCAATGAATTGACGGCCAGTAATGGCTATGTGGTAGCTATGATCATTGGAGACAATGCCTCTGCCAGTAGTCCACAAATCAGGTTTATTGATGAAGTAACAGATATGCGACTAGCCATTGCACACCTCAATCAGGCAGGATTGATCGATGAAGAACGCATCGGAACCTATGGATTCAGCGGATCTGGATTTTCGCAGGTTTTACTGGCGATGCAAGATAAGCGTATTGGGGCATTGGCTGACATAGAAAGTGCTATTTATGGCGAATCTTCCTGGGATCAGCTGGCTTCTACCAACTATTATGATGTCAAAAAATTGCAGGTTCCTTTTCTGCACATCTATGGAAAAAGATTAGCGCAAGGCGACACACATTTTGAGGACTTTCACAAGAAAATCTACTCTGACCGATATCATCTGCAATTAAATTACCAGGGTTTGCATCACTGGGATATGGCTACGGAAGGCAGAGCCTCTACAACTATTCTGCACAACCGGGGAGAAAAAGAGCCTTCCCTGCGAGCAAGTTATGAACTGGTCAACCAGTATTTGCTGCATTTTTTTAATGCGGTACTAAAAAAAGATAAAACCTCCCAGCAAAAGCTAAGCGCTGCTACAGCTTTCTCTCAATATCCTGATTCCCTCTGGACATTTAAGCAGTATCCAGCATTGCCACCCCCACCAGATGTGCAACAATTTACAGAGGTAATTCAGAAAAAGGGAATAGATACAGCTTTAGTCATTGCCAGAAAATATATTACCCTGGATTCTACGGCTCCTTTTCTCCATGAAAATGCCATTAATCAACTGGCACATACCTTCAGGCGGCAGAATAAGCCCACAGAAGCCTTAACACTCATGGAATTTGCTACGGAAGTACATCCCAGAGAGGCCTGGTTATGGAATAATCTGGGCAGTATGCAGGAAGATCTTGGAAATAAGGCTGAAGCTATCCGCCATTCAGAGAAAGTACTCCAGATGCTGCCACCTACACAAACTACAGATATGTCATTTGATGCCCGTATCCGCCGGAATTCTGCCGCCCGGCTGGAGCGGTTGAAGACTATTAATTCTAATTGA